A segment of the Kluyveromyces marxianus DMKU3-1042 DNA, complete genome, chromosome 5 genome:
GGTTTTTAACGTCTTCACTACCATTTTGCAAATTACCAAGTCGCTGACTTAAATCTCTTGTAATGAGCTTTGATATTAGATCGCGTGCATCTTCATGGAAGAATGGAGGGAATTTTAGGGGAGCATTTAAAATATTCTCATAAGTTTTGATAGTGTTTGAATCATAGAAAGGTGTATAACCTGCTAACATTTCGTAAATTAAAACACCAAAACTCCACCAATCCACAGATTTATTGTATGGCTTGGTGCTGACAACTTCGGGGGCAATATAATCTGGCGTACCACAGAGAGTGTATGTAACATCGGGCACATATTTTGCAAATCCAAAATCCGTAATCTTAATATGTCCGTTTTTATCTAAAAGAATGTTTTCTGGCTTTAAGTCCCTGTAAATGATGCCCTTTGAATGTAAGTACTCTAAGGCAAGACAAACCTCCGCAGCATAAAACTTGGCAACGGGGTTTGGGAATCGCTGAGACTTCCTCAATAGAGAGAACAACTCTCCTCCCTCAATGTAGTCCATAATCATGAAAAGCTGCTGTGAATCTTGGAAAGTACCCCACATTCGAATAATGAACGGGTGTGAAACTATACTAAGCATATTCCTCTCGTCATTTGTGTGTTCCACCTGTTTCAGTTTGACAAcagtattcttctttaggACCTTCATAGCGTAAAACCTACCGTTATGGTTAGACCGTACTAGGTGGACCCTACCAAACGAACCGGTACCCAAAGTTCTCAGTATTTGGAAATCGAATAATGCATACTTTCCGGAAGTAACTTTAGGCTTTATTGTGGGCGACATGCCCAGATGAGAAGGATGCCTTTGAAGGCGGGTTGTTTGACTACTCTTGTCGTTATTTCCCGATATGCGATCTGTACTCTCCGAAGTATAGTTACCGGTTATAGTATCAGATTTTGCATCAGTAttattagaattagaattagaattagaattattattattagtagtagtagtagtattggaattggaatttcCTGTTCTCGTCTCACCAATGTTGGAAGAGATGGAGTGTATCGTATTGCCACCAATGCTGTTGCTGGCTGAAGGTAGATCCTCTCGTACAGACAAAGTTTGTGAATGGTCTTGAGACTGGCTTTCTTCCAATGAAGAAACCGTAGACACTGCCTGAACCACCGGAAGTTCTATCTGGTCGTTTCTCCCAGGCATGTAACCTTCGTAATCTTTATCATAAGGTgtcatttttcttctctttaGAGGACGTAGCCCATATAACATGCAACTTGGGATTAGTATATGGCCAACAACTTTATATGTTGGAACAAATGGGGTCGTCTGGTGAACgtctctttgttttgttttttttatttgagAAACTATCTTTGCTGTTGTTTGTATGAGTGCTAATACTGGTGATGGTCCCTTAtggttcaaagaaaaaggattagttgagaaaaaaaaaaaaaaattgggaaAAACCGTTAGGGCCTTAGAAACAAGCACAGGAAAACACTCTAGAAACTCTGGACACTCAGCCGCGTTGCGAAAAAGCAAGACGTGTTCTCAGAAATTTGTGACTATCGCTGGTATACCGACTGCCAgaccaagaacaaaataacAGTTACGCTAGTAGCAAATATGAGCTTGAGCTCTAATTTTCCTCTTGCTGTAAAAACGAAATGTATATGCTCAAAGCCGAAAACTAAAAGCAGGAAAGTAAAGGcgattaaaaaaaatgcagatGCAGATGCTATAATATGTGTAACAGCGAACGAACCACAATGTAATGTGATGTAATgcaacaaacaaaaataaaaagaatgcAAAGCAATGAATGATATTCACTTACTTAAGTGTTTgccgaaaaaaaaaaaaaaaatcagatGCCCCCCCACTTGTAACCCAAACCTTATTTAATATTCACGCacggaaaaaaaacgatTTCTAAAAGTTTCTCAATATATATGCTTTCTAAAACCAAGCAGTTTGTTATAGCAACGTCTCGCACTTAGGCTTTCTATATACCGTTTTAGGTTGTTTTTTCCCTCTCTTGCGATGTCTCCTGTCACTACGTGGCCAAAACTTTACGGCTGTGATCTATTTAACGGCTGGTGGAGCATCGCGCATCATGTTCAAAGTGTTGaaactcttcttgaatttctttGTTCGTAGTTTCGTCAGCTCAAACGTAGGATATAACCTCCAAAAGCGAAAGCGAAAGCGAAGGTAACAgtgagaaaaaaagaagaattaaaacCATTCTTCGCTGCACTTGTTTCTATATCCTCTCTAAAAAGAGCTACAGAGTGGCGGCAAGTCAGTCACTCAGTCACTCAGTCAGTCGGACGGCAGCGTAATGACCTTGATTCTTCGGAATACAAGGTGGGGCAACCTCatagttttctttctttttagattttcttttctgtatATGTAATGTAGGCCCATACATAGGGTTTGGGCACGCTAGCTCTAGGTAGGTGAATGACATGCAGCAAAAACATTGACTTGGTTTATTTCCTTTCTgttgatttcttgtttcgTTCGGTCGTGTTGGTATTGATTGACCGTTTATGCAGGCTATTCCGAAAAGTGAGATCTGAGCTAGCAGAGGCCGTGCGTATAGGCGTTCAATTTAATGCACCTCTCTGCATGAacgagaaaaagaaagtagAATTAAATAGATTATTCAAGGAAGCAACTGTGccttttatttcttttgcacTGCTGTCCGGAATGTTGCACTGCGCTACGATATGCTTACTGGTGCAACGTATTGATTCGTTTACACTCCTTGGCTATTTCGGTAAGCAAGTAAGTGTCTTGATGGGAGAAAAaagccaagaaaaaaaaaagagatttCCTGATTTCAGACCCGATATTCAATGCTTTCAAGCTTCTCAGTGCAATTCTCAGCTTCTGTGCTCTGGTTTCGTACCCTTGACACCATTAATAATGCCAAATTGgcttccttttttctttctgtatTCAAAACAGCGCTGTACTCCGAATGCCGAGGGTGCTGTCCAAACTTGTcacattttcatttctttttcttggtgtttggtttttctttgtgTACCTTTCTCTCTATGCCTCTCAcatacaaagaaagaggGGCATAATGAGgtatacacacacacacacaatgCACGATCTGATCGtaattaaatatatactaCAAAATAGGGTAAATAGGAATGGGAATAGGAcccaagaaaacaaagcgAGAAAGAAATCGTTTATCTTGTTGTAGGGATTCTTAGCGATTTTGCAGAGGACTCGCGTCGTTGTGGCTTGGGGATGCTAGAAGTGGAGCCGTAGCGTGCTTTTGCATCCCGCATGTTTAATGTCGGTAGCGCTACTTCGGATTGACGTCTTAGTAATTCAGGGTCTTCGACAATCTTTAAAAATGCACTTAGAACACAAGCCAAAACTGACATTGTCAGTGGTATGTAAACAAATAACGTTGGATTTATGCTGACTGTGTGGGAGTACAGACTTAGGAAGAACGATGGTAGCACCATCATTGTGCCGCTTCTTATCAATGCCAACGCACCGAAGTATTCCCCAGTACTACTTTTCGAGCCGTACTTAATCACCGTAGATTGGATTGTAGGAGACAACATGCTTGAcaaaatttggaaaagtaCAAAAATAACCACGGCCGTTTCGTTAGGGATCGCGATAACGGCAATCAACGataaaagaatgaaaacCAATGATGTGCGTATCACAAAGGTGTCTGTGTGATCGATGGATTTTTCCAAGACCTTAAAcctctttttcaaaaagtgTAGAACTAGCGGAGCTAGGAATAGCAAGGCAGCAGCCCTTCCAAGTCCAATGCAAGATACAAAGTAGCCGAGCTCTTCTGAACTCCAATTGAACATGAAAACAAAGGCCAAAACAAGCGCCGGAACTGAGGCAGCGGTACTAGTCATAAATAAGCAGTCAATTGTtaccaataataaaacCATATACCTTGGTATTAACGAACCAGCGGCAGTTGGGGCAATCCATAACTTCCTTATAGGAGACAAGAAATCGAAAAACTGAGCCAATGTGTACCTAGCCTTTACAGAGATCGATCCCAATGTTCCGGTTGAAGAGTTCTGAGTGGCAATACTCTCCATactttgtcttcttctc
Coding sequences within it:
- the TPK1 gene encoding cAMP-dependent protein kinase, producing the protein MLYGLRPLKRRKMTPYDKDYEGYMPGRNDQIELPVVQAVSTVSSLEESQSQDHSQTLSVREDLPSASNSIGGNTIHSISSNIGETRTGNSNSNTTTTTNNNNSNSNSNSNNTDAKSDTITGNYTSESTDRISGNNDKSSQTTRLQRHPSHLGMSPTIKPKVTSGKYALFDFQILRTLGTGSFGRVHLVRSNHNGRFYAMKVLKKNTVVKLKQVEHTNDERNMLSIVSHPFIIRMWGTFQDSQQLFMIMDYIEGGELFSLLRKSQRFPNPVAKFYAAEVCLALEYLHSKGIIYRDLKPENILLDKNGHIKITDFGFAKYVPDVTYTLCGTPDYIAPEVVSTKPYNKSVDWWSFGVLIYEMLAGYTPFYDSNTIKTYENILNAPLKFPPFFHEDARDLISKLITRDLSQRLGNLQNGSEDVKNHPWFSEVIWEKLLCRNIETPYEPPIQAGQGDTSQYDRYPEEEVNYGVQGEDPYHSIFADF